A genomic segment from Coturnix japonica isolate 7356 chromosome 26, Coturnix japonica 2.1, whole genome shotgun sequence encodes:
- the FANCE gene encoding Fanconi anemia group E protein — protein MEPPWLQLLAGPCRLLLHALCSGPAGSLAALRALQRLQAQHGAGHAFPWSSFADSLCAEEPTLDGPDGALVVKPRLLLLPVLCQRNLFSLLNAVLELVPANCIQQLLRAAGQDPQPDPWVHALRVLLLQGMERSFPPPPALTASCQQQLKRLCQKITQSKAEGRSKLRWCFSKRDGDDGAGCVLPGGKRKKVLEESLELNEEREGKRPLLEDAVIELQGGEDGTAGMGGEEHGETSGDGCAQSPAGAALESTQQEADKEPRRSLGPEVAAEVQSFIQMHGPRLKMLLLQEANHTELSVPPELHILNSCSPSQLQGLCSFLQLSTCPEQLLVQFCSWLLALTPDLSYSSAAVLAEQLFLTRVLSLSQPPSRHLMAALTSFCSKYSEPFCQVLVAPVLQEPGQGAEQTKLLCELIDECLEPDCVRMVLGQVLAVPLTEQLLLVVLAVLGRQEPLPSELFDLLVLTLCRQAPAFATSLSYAKLLTAVLTTYHSQLSPSHRSRLAAALDGSNAALRGSLQAVLGR, from the exons ATGGAGCCGCcgtggctgcagctcctggccgGGCCGTGCCGCCTGTTGCTCCACGCTCTGTGCTCCGGCCCCGCTGGGTCCCTGGCCGCTCTCCGTGCCCTGCAGCGGCTGCAGGCCCAGCACGGAGCGGGACACGCGTTCCCCTGGTCGAGCTTTGCGGACTCGCTGTGTGCGGAGGAGCCCACGTTGGACGGGCCGGATGGAGCCTTGGTTGT CAAACcgcggctgctgctgctccccgtCCTGTGCCAGAGGAACCTCTTCTCGCTGCTGAACGCAGTCTTAGAGCTGGTACCTGCAAActgcatccagcagctgctgcgtgctgcagggcaggaccCCCAGCCCGACCCCTGGGTGCACGCACTgcgggtgctgctgctgcagggaatgGAGCgttccttcccacccccccctgCCCTGACAGCgtcctgccagcagcagctcaaacGTCTGTGCCAGAAAATCacccagagcaaagcagaggggaggaGCAAACTGAGGTGGTGCTTCAGCAAACgggatggggatgatggggcTGGTTGTGTGCTACCAGGGGGGAAGCGCAAGAAGGTGCTGGAGGAAAGTCTGGAGTTGAATgaagagagggaggggaagaggCCGCTGCTGGAGGATGCGGTGAttgagctgcagggaggtgaggaTGGCACGGCTGGGATGGGAGGAGAGGAGCATGGAGAGACATCGGGGGATGGATGTGCACAGAGCCCGGCTGGGGCTGCCTTGGAAAGCACCCAGCAGGAGGCAGACAAGGAGCCCAGGAGGAGTTTGGGGCCGGAGGTGGCAGCGGAGGTCCAGTCCTTTATCCAG ATGCACGGACCAAGgctgaaaatgctgctgctgcaagaagCCAAT cacacagagctgagcgTCCCACCTGAGCTGCACATCCTCAACAGCTGCTCTCCAAGCCAG CTCCAGGGGCTGTGCTCCTTCCTCCAGCTCTCCACGTGTCCggagcagctcctggtgcagttctgcagctggTTGCTGGCTCTCACACCCGACCTCAGCTACTCCAGTGCAGCTGTCCTGGCTGAGCAGCTTTTCCTCACTCGA GTCCTGTCCCTCTCACAGCCGCCCTCCCGACACCTCATGGCTGCCCTCACCTCCTTCTGCTCCAAGTACTCGGAGCCCTTCTGTCAGGTCCTGGTGGCTCCGGTCCTGCAGGAGCCAGGGCAag GCGCTGAGCAGACcaagctgctgtgtgagctcATAGACGAGTGCCTGGAGCCCGACTGCGTCAGGATGGTGTTGGG CCAGGTGCTGGCCGTCCCTCTGAccgagcagctgctgctggtggtgctggctgtgctggggaggcag GAGCCGCTGCCCTCTGAGCTGTTTGACCTCCTGGTGCTCACCCTGTGCCGACAGGCCCCGGCCTTTGCCACCTCTCTGAGCTATGCCAAGCTGCTGACGGCCGTGCTGACCACGTACCACAGCCAG CTCAGCCCGTCGCACCGCAGCCgtctggcagcagctctggatggcagcaatgcagcactgaggggaTCCCTGCAGGCCGTGCTGGGCAG atGA
- the LOC107324800 gene encoding probable E3 ubiquitin-protein ligase makorin-1, with the protein MGSCTVSLCISHTCFMAIWVHRPPTSHQHEEQQVNAIKVRVCPPHQGHKSPRRAAHPALREEMEPGSLVAPGALRGRGGSVRPLCRDFARGRCRWGQRCRFSHGSKFPPPRHRAPAPEQPQPARTRWDGSEPGAASWGRGAAGNSFDPSTTRAAFGSPRMEEEENGNENIPVRRDRPGWAVRGGSVPARARGAAGPRRNGLRSDCSFPAPSKAMEAAWAHCSEDPAQLGAAAAPAPPADPRARSEAVVCGICMERVYGKALPEERLFGILPSCSHAFCLGCIRTWRRSRDFPSTVIKACPQCRLTSAYYIPHKFWVSDGAEKQQLIESFRARTGRISCKFFTRNRGRCPFGSDCIYLHQLPHGRPPPPRHRRQQRVERSPSPLESSDEEEEEFHLLEWAVTSALLELDLLYASYRQQLLFEDSSDSN; encoded by the exons ATGGGAAGCTGCACCGTTTCCCTTTGCATTTCCCACACCTGTTTTATGGCAATTTGGGTACACAgaccccccacctcccaccagcatgaggagcagcaggtgaACGCAATTAAGGTGAGGGTGTGCCCACCCCACCAAGGTCATAAAAGCCCCAGAAGGGCCGCTCACCCTGCACTGCGGGAGGAGATGGAGCCGGGCTCGTTGGTGGCACCGGGGGCGCTACGGGGTCGGGGGGGCTCTGTGAGACCCCTGTGCAG GGATTTTGCCCGCGGTCGGTGCCGCTGGGGGCAGCGCTGCCGCTTCTCGCACGGCTCGAAGTTCCCCCCGCCCCGGCATCGCGCTCCGGCTCCGGAACAGCCGCAGCCCGCAAGGACCCGCTGGGACGGGTCGGAGCCGGGGGCGGCGTCCTGGGGCCGGGGGGCAGCGGGGAACAGCTTTGACCCCAGCACAACTCGAGCCGCCTTCGGATCCCCACGTatggaagaagaagagaatggCAACGAGAACATCCCCGTGCGCCGTGACCGCCCCGGGTGGGCTGTGCGTGGAGGATCCGTCCCTGCGAGAGCTCGGGGTGCAgcag GCCCCCGCCGGAATGGGCTGAGATCAGACTGCAGCTTCCCAGCCCCCAGCAAAGCAATGGAGGCAGCGTGGGCTCATTGCTCGGAG GACCCCGCACAGCTCGGTGCTGCCGCAGCTCCGGCCCCCCCCGCAGACCCGAGGGCACGCAGCGAGGCTGTGGTGTGCGGCATCTGCATGGAGCGGGTCTATGGGAAGGCGCTGCCCGAGGAGCGGCTCTTTGGGatcctccccagctgcagccacgCGTTCTGCCTGGGTTGTATCCGCACCTGGAGACGCAGCCGGGACTTCCCGAGCACCGTCATCAA GGCCTGCCCGCAGTGCCGGCTCACCTCTGCCTACTACATCCCACACAAGTTCTGGGTCTCAGATggagctgaaaagcagcagctcatcGAAAGCTTCAGGGCACGGACAGG GAGAATCAGCTGCAAATTCTTCACCCGGAACCGCGGCCGCTGCCCCTTTGGGTCTGACTGCATCTACCTGCACCAACTGCCCCATGGACGCCCCCCACCACCACggcacaggaggcagcagcGTGTT gagcgCAGCCCATCCCCCTTGGAGAGCTctgatgaggaagaggaggaattCCACCTGCTGGAATGGGCCGTCACCAGcgctctgctggagctggacTTGCTGTATGCGAGCTataggcagcagctgctctttgaGGACAGCAGTGATTCAAACTGA
- the PPARD gene encoding peroxisome proliferator-activated receptor delta isoform X1, translating into MEQLQEEVPEVREEEEEEEEAVTAPRGASDPSAGPDSSLPSSSYTDLSQSSSPSLSDQLQMGCEDSASGALNVECRVCGDKASGFHYGVHACEGCKGFFRRTIRMKLEYEKCERSCKIQKKNRNKCQYCRFQKCLSLGMSHNAIRFGRMPEAEKRKLVAGLTASEISCQNPQVADLKAFSKHIYNAYLKNFNMTKKKARGILTGKASSTPQPFVIHDMDTLWQAEKGLVWKQLVNGIPPYKEIGVHVFYRCQCTSVETVRELTEFAKSIPSFIGLYLNDQVTLLKYGVYEAIFAMLASIMNKDGLLVANGNGFVTREFLRSLRKPFNEIMEPKFEFAVKFNALELDDSDLSLFVAAIILCGDRPGLMNVKQVEEIQDNILRALEFHLQSNHPDAQYLFPKLLQKMADLRQLVTEHAQLVQKIKKTETETSLHPLLQEIYKDMY; encoded by the exons ATGGAACAACTACAGGAGGAAGTACCTGAGGtcagggaagaggaggaggaagaggaagaggcagTGACAGCACCCAGAGGAGCCTCGGACCCAAGTGCAGGACCAGACAGCTCGCTGCCCTCCAGCAGCTACACCG ACCTTTCGCAGagctcctctccctccctgtcAGACCAGCTGCAGATGGGCTGTGAGGATTCGGCCTCGGGGGCACTGAACGTGGAGTGCAGAGTCTGTGGAGACAAAGCCTCGGGCTTCCACTATGGTGTCCATGCCTGCGAGGGCTGCAAG GGTTTCTTCCGCCGGACGATCCGCATGAAGCTGGAATATGAGAAGTGTGAGAGAAGCTGCAAGATTCAGAAGAAGAACCGGAATAAGTGCCAGTACTGCCGCTTCCAGAAATGCCTCTCGTTGGGCATGTCACATAATG CGATCCGCTTTGGCCGCATGCCGgaggcagagaaaaggaagctggTAGCTGGGCTGACAGCGAGCGAGATCAGCTGCCAGAACCCACAGGTGGCTGACCTGAAAGCTTTCTCCAAGCACATCTACAACGCCTACCTGAAAAACTTCAACATGACCAAAAAGAAAGCGAGAGGTATCTTGACCGGGAAGGCCAGCAGCACCCCA cAGCCTTTTGTGATCCATGACATGGACACCCTGTGGCAAGCAGAAAAGGGGCTGGTCTGGAAACAGCTGGTGAACGGGATCCCCCCCTACAAGGAGATCGGGGTGCACGTCTTCTACCGCTGCCAGTGCACCAGTGTTGAAACTGTGCGGGAGCTCACTGAGTTCGCCAAGAGCATCCCCAGCTTCATAGGCCTCTACTTGAATGACCAAGTGACTCTGCTGAAGTATGGGGTTTATGAGGCCATCTTTGCCATGCTGGCCTCTATCATGAACAAGGACGGGCTGCTGGTGGCCAATGGGAACGGCTTTGTGACCCGCGAGTTCCTGCGTAGCTTGCGCAAACCCTTCAACGAGATCATGGAGCCCAAGTTTGAGTTTGCTGTGAAATTCAATGCACTGGAGCTGGATGACAGCGACCTGTCTCTGTTTGTGGCTGCCATTATCCTGTGCGGAG ACCGACCCGGCCTGATGAACGTGAAGCAGGTGGAGGAGATCCAAGACAACATCCTCCGAGCGCTGGAGTTCCACCTGCAGTCCAACCACCCGGACGCCCAGTATCTCTTCCccaagctgctgcagaagatggCCGACCTGCGGCAGCTGGTGACAGAGCACGCCCAGCTGGTGCAGAAGATCAAGAAGACAGAGACAGAGACCTCTCTGCACCCGCTTCTGCAGGAGATCTACAAGGACATGTACTGA
- the PPARD gene encoding peroxisome proliferator-activated receptor delta isoform X2, which yields MEQLQEEVPEVREEEEEEEEAVTAPRGASDPSAGPDSSLPSSSYTDLSQSSSPSLSDQLQMGCEDSASGALNVECRVCGDKASGFHYGVHACEGCKGFFRRTIRMKLEYEKCERSCKIQKKNRNKCQYCRFQKCLSLGMSHNAIRFGRMPEAEKRKLVAGLTASEISCQNPQVADLKAFSKHIYNAYLKNFNMTKKKARGILTGKASSTPPFVIHDMDTLWQAEKGLVWKQLVNGIPPYKEIGVHVFYRCQCTSVETVRELTEFAKSIPSFIGLYLNDQVTLLKYGVYEAIFAMLASIMNKDGLLVANGNGFVTREFLRSLRKPFNEIMEPKFEFAVKFNALELDDSDLSLFVAAIILCGDRPGLMNVKQVEEIQDNILRALEFHLQSNHPDAQYLFPKLLQKMADLRQLVTEHAQLVQKIKKTETETSLHPLLQEIYKDMY from the exons ATGGAACAACTACAGGAGGAAGTACCTGAGGtcagggaagaggaggaggaagaggaagaggcagTGACAGCACCCAGAGGAGCCTCGGACCCAAGTGCAGGACCAGACAGCTCGCTGCCCTCCAGCAGCTACACCG ACCTTTCGCAGagctcctctccctccctgtcAGACCAGCTGCAGATGGGCTGTGAGGATTCGGCCTCGGGGGCACTGAACGTGGAGTGCAGAGTCTGTGGAGACAAAGCCTCGGGCTTCCACTATGGTGTCCATGCCTGCGAGGGCTGCAAG GGTTTCTTCCGCCGGACGATCCGCATGAAGCTGGAATATGAGAAGTGTGAGAGAAGCTGCAAGATTCAGAAGAAGAACCGGAATAAGTGCCAGTACTGCCGCTTCCAGAAATGCCTCTCGTTGGGCATGTCACATAATG CGATCCGCTTTGGCCGCATGCCGgaggcagagaaaaggaagctggTAGCTGGGCTGACAGCGAGCGAGATCAGCTGCCAGAACCCACAGGTGGCTGACCTGAAAGCTTTCTCCAAGCACATCTACAACGCCTACCTGAAAAACTTCAACATGACCAAAAAGAAAGCGAGAGGTATCTTGACCGGGAAGGCCAGCAGCACCCCA CCTTTTGTGATCCATGACATGGACACCCTGTGGCAAGCAGAAAAGGGGCTGGTCTGGAAACAGCTGGTGAACGGGATCCCCCCCTACAAGGAGATCGGGGTGCACGTCTTCTACCGCTGCCAGTGCACCAGTGTTGAAACTGTGCGGGAGCTCACTGAGTTCGCCAAGAGCATCCCCAGCTTCATAGGCCTCTACTTGAATGACCAAGTGACTCTGCTGAAGTATGGGGTTTATGAGGCCATCTTTGCCATGCTGGCCTCTATCATGAACAAGGACGGGCTGCTGGTGGCCAATGGGAACGGCTTTGTGACCCGCGAGTTCCTGCGTAGCTTGCGCAAACCCTTCAACGAGATCATGGAGCCCAAGTTTGAGTTTGCTGTGAAATTCAATGCACTGGAGCTGGATGACAGCGACCTGTCTCTGTTTGTGGCTGCCATTATCCTGTGCGGAG ACCGACCCGGCCTGATGAACGTGAAGCAGGTGGAGGAGATCCAAGACAACATCCTCCGAGCGCTGGAGTTCCACCTGCAGTCCAACCACCCGGACGCCCAGTATCTCTTCCccaagctgctgcagaagatggCCGACCTGCGGCAGCTGGTGACAGAGCACGCCCAGCTGGTGCAGAAGATCAAGAAGACAGAGACAGAGACCTCTCTGCACCCGCTTCTGCAGGAGATCTACAAGGACATGTACTGA